The following DNA comes from Papaver somniferum cultivar HN1 chromosome 4, ASM357369v1, whole genome shotgun sequence.
CTATTAAgttttgtgcatttgaggaactcattggaCTGACTTTTCTGGTAGGAAACACATGACgtatactaaaaccaattggtttagacatacgaatgtcagttacacctttaagaatcaaatctaaggtgtgttgaagttgaatcaacgatttgtttttcaacttggGTTTCCTCTTTTGCACTCtattcccttttgattcacaaaagaggcacactttctgatcacagaAGTGATTATATATTGCAGACCTAACAAtatcgtttggagatttctctCTTCCAACTGATGTGTGAATCCCCTGTGCATCAGTTTGAGTGGGAAGAAAATCTGAAGTTACTTCTTAAACTGGAGCTCTTTCAGTTTGtgtagaagtagatggtatataagccctttttgaacatccttgaatggagagtttactcaagagatgttcaatttctaaatcatcatttttaagtttttcctcaagtaagatacgagttgatcgaacttcaggtttttccttataagaagccttttcacgggagccacagtcttttactacaccaagaagaaaattgacatgttttttcaacttttcgaatctatcagattgaattctaacaagatttagaattagtTTACTCTCTCTAGCTGTTTCCTCTTGAGAAACAGAGTTAGATTCATCAGGATAACACATGTCAGTACTGGTCTGTTTCATTTGAACAGTAGGTTCGTCTATAACCGAGATTGACAGATCTTTCTTTTTGATAGACCTATTAGAAacaaagtctttatttctagtgacacgtttatcagagatagtacctttgtccatagagtcatatcgctacaaacatagacttttgaggtcttaaacgtgtttgcctgctttgataccaattgaaaaagcgggggtctaacaacctcacccaatatttcgattagcaatctgtatggactaactccaatatacattctataaaatcaactagacagtcagactcaatttagataaaagtatatcaaagagttaatatctcaatctctcgatttgatctttaatcaagcaaatggaaatctgcgagtctttatcaaatactagagagataaacttggatggtaccaaagaccaatatccaagtgtcaatcaatttaaatcaaaaactaaaggttggatattctaattgattgatattaacgcacaacttgtgatatttcaattatataacaaaatataatgcggaatagaaataacacagacactagaaattttgttaacgaggaaactgcaaatgcagaaaaacccagaacctagtccatattgaacaccacattgtattaatccgctacagacactagcctactacaaactaacttcagtatggactgtatttgaaccctaatcaatctcacactgattcaaggtacagttgcgctcattacgtctctgatcccagcaggatgctacgcacttgattcccttagctgatttcacccacaaccaagagttgctacgatccaaagtcgaagactttaataaacaaatttgtatcacacagaaaagtctatgataatagataaatctgtctcccacagataaacctaagagttttgttcttttgatataatcaaggtgaacatgaaccaatcaataacccggacttatattcccgaaaaacaacctagaattatcaatcacctcacaataatctaaatcatatagtAGCGACACTAAATactacggaatcacaaacgatgagacgaagatgtttgtgatttctttttaactTTCCCTATCAgatatataatctcaagtcaattattcaattgaactcgtgggatagaaaatggaaagatcagatcgctcaactacaagagaagtagtttcgtctggcttcacaatcccaatgaagtctttcagtcgttaacctacaaggtctagagaagaaacctaaggttaaaggagaaccgactctagtaaaaccaactagtatcacacatgaggtatggggcttagtttttccagttgttagatgtctcctttatatagttttcaaatcagggtttgcaatctaagttaccttggtaacaaagcattcaatattcaccgtcagatgaaaaacctgattttaccaagataatatctttcaaccgttagatcgaaacttagcttgttacacacaaatgaaatgtatttcatttaggtttgagtaaccgtacctaaacgtgtacacttatttggttcacaaatagttaaccaatggttagccatataagcactcatcttcttcacaactagttcaaatgacttcaaaagaactagttgaagagttgttcaattgcttaggtctttatgaatagagtTAGAAGTTGAAGAAAATATGGATCCCAGAAACACTCATGTTGCTCATAAAAACAATGTTGGTCTTAATACTGGATCTACTGATAGATTGGAACACTTTGATGGCATGGAGCATGACTTGGATGAAGAAGGAGGACCATCTGCAAGAGAGTACTCTCATGAAATGGCTGAGGTTTCTGCAACTGTGGTAACTAAATTTTTAACTCTCCATTTACAACTtcagttttcttatttttactgcttttttttttcaaatatgaAAATTTTGGCTTGGAATGTTCAAGGCTTAGCTAAAAAATTTACTAGGGATCAACTTTTTGTGCTAGTCAAGAAACAATGTCCTGATTTCTTATTTCTACAAGAGACTAAGATAGATAGTGTAAGAATGATTTCCCTAGCAAACTGTCTGAACTACTGCAATTATGTCCATATAGACAGAGTTGGCCTAGCTGGAGGTATCTTATTTATGTGGAAAGATGGTATAAGTTGTGAGATTCAAGATGTTTCTAATGATATGATTCATGTGGTCAGTAAACTTAATCCTAGTAAACCTGAAGTACTTATTACATTTATGTATGGCTCCACTTATTTTGATAAGAAAAAATATCAGTGGGATTACCTACAAAGGATTAGTGAAAATATAAGCCAACCTTGGCTGGTTATAGGTGACCTAAATTTTCATATGCATGAGTTCTCTGAGGATGCTAATTTTTCTGTGGAAGATAGGTATGTTCAACATAAAATGAATACTTGTAGTTTGATGGATATAGGATACACTGGAAAACACTATAATTGGACTAGTAATAGCTTTGGAACATGTAATAGAAAGTATAGAATTGAATCAATTGATATAGCTATAGGCAATAGCTACTGGTGTACTTCCTTTCCCCATGCTAAGCTTCATCATTTAGTTCAGACTGGCTCTGACCATTGCCCTATTTTATTTATTCCAGAAAATTTAAGCAGCAAATCTTGGAGACCCTTCAAATTTTTTGCAATGTGGATGAAACATCATGCTTTTAGAAATCAGTAAACTATAGCCTGGAATACTAATACTTCTGGCTCTGCAGGTTTTCAACTTATTGCTAAGCAACAAAGTACTAGGAAAAAACTTTCTCACTGGAACAAAATTAAGTTTGGAGATATTGATAGAAATATTGATAG
Coding sequences within:
- the LOC113272651 gene encoding uncharacterized protein LOC113272651 codes for the protein MDPRNTHVAHKNNVGLNTGSTDRLEHFDGMEHDLDEEGGPSAREYSHEMAEVSATVVTKFLTLHLQLQFSYFYCFFFSNMKILAWNVQGLAKKFTRDQLFVLVKKQCPDFLFLQETKIDSVRMISLANCLNYCNYVHIDRVGLAGGILFMWKDGISCEIQDVSNDMIHVVSKLNPSKPEVLITFMYGSTYFDKKKYQWDYLQRISENISQPWLVIGDLNFHMHEFSEDANFSVEDRYVQHKMNTCSLMDIGYTGKHYNWTSNSFGTCFQLIAKQQSTRKKLSHWNKIKFGDIDRNIDRLQAQLEAAQNNHNSVSQHENIVLLQKKLDDWFNIKTEFYKQKFGDTFITDTDQNTKYFHTLANRRMFRKKIDCLCDNDGSWIDDNVEIEDMLVSHFEQVSKTSNPRFTNITFDIIPTVITTHDNSFLNRPPTSDEIFQTIKNMNMNAWGPPGPDGFQPGL